A stretch of DNA from Ricinus communis isolate WT05 ecotype wild-type chromosome 4, ASM1957865v1, whole genome shotgun sequence:
ACAAAACACTTGATTCTTCTAACCAAAGTAAGCTTCCTCTCGTAGTTTGGTTCCATGGAGGAGGGTTCATTCTCTTCAGTGCAGCTACAACCTTTTCACATGATTATTGTGCAAACACTGCTATTGAACTAAATGCTATTGTTGTCTCCATTGAATATCGCCTTGCACCTGAGCACCGCCTACCTGCGGCCTATGATGACGCAGTGGAGGCGTTGCTCTGGATTAAAACCAGCCCAGATGAGTGGTTGACACAATTTGCTGATTTTAGTAAGAGTTTCCTTATGGGAGGTAGTGCTGGTGCTAATATAGTTTATCATGCTGCGTTAACGGTGGCGGAGAGAGTTGATGATCTTGAGCCTATAAAGATCAGAGGGCTAATATTGCACCAGCCATTTTTTGGGGGGTCAAAGCGGACTGGATCGGAGTTGAGGTTGGTCAATGATCGGATTTTACCACTTTGTTGCAGTGATTTGATGTGGGAGTTGTCTTTGCCAATCGGTGCAGACCGTGATCATGAGTATTGCAATCCA
This window harbors:
- the LOC8258330 gene encoding probable carboxylesterase 120; translation: MSDQTPPPNATTIDPYKHLRIIPGPNGNTLTGLPEISNFFPRSPHPVPILTKDITINQSNNTWARLFLPHKTLDSSNQSKLPLVVWFHGGGFILFSAATTFSHDYCANTAIELNAIVVSIEYRLAPEHRLPAAYDDAVEALLWIKTSPDEWLTQFADFSKSFLMGGSAGANIVYHAALTVAERVDDLEPIKIRGLILHQPFFGGSKRTGSELRLVNDRILPLCCSDLMWELSLPIGADRDHEYCNPTAEEGSSKAAVAKIRELGWKVLVDCGDKDPLMDRQVEFIKMLQEKGVQVASHIVEGGYHGVEFLDPSKCKALYAAYKCFISSISVFPSL